The following are encoded together in the Diachasmimorpha longicaudata isolate KC_UGA_2023 chromosome 3, iyDiaLong2, whole genome shotgun sequence genome:
- the LOC135160295 gene encoding uncharacterized protein LOC135160295 isoform X2, which translates to MKLDYAWTVVFFILQFKFSHAELLLTQILVHHAECTPSRLSLGGNKTRKLGASLREEYKNLMDAEKIYFRPEKTSISIQSAMQLAQGLLPDYSPTDQEIANMTFKSNSWFDVVQLEVDPLFVGWLKCQHILPEVDLHGPELVGDWGNDTESFQQYFGQWTGSNFVENVRSGLVYRRIRAMAEVDLRVADCFDRADPDEELKSFTIDEYRIQSATDDLIQYNGGTHLAIFLRHVDNYLNGLEMRRLFILVGDVPQWHISTGTTSTNVDAIL; encoded by the exons ATGAAGCTCGATTACGCATGGACAGTAGTTTTTTTCATCCTACAATTCAAGTTTTCCCATGCAGAACTTTTGCTAACTCAAATTCTTGTCCATCACGCAGAGTGTACTCCAAGTCGACTTAGT CTTGGGGGAAATAAGACACGGAAATTAGGGGCATCCCTGCGTGAGgagtataaaaatttaatggatgctgagaaaatttatttccgtccGGAGAAAACAAGTATATCAATTCAATCAGCGATGCAATTAGCACAGGGGCTGCTCCCAGATTACAGTCCTACCGATCAAGAGATCGCCAACATGACGTTCAAAAGCAATTCTTGGTTTGATGTAGTTCAATTGGAAGTGGATCCATTATTCGTTGGCTGGCTTAAATGTCAACATATTTTGCCCGAAGTTGACCTTCATGGACCCGAATTGGTTGGCGACTGGGGCAACGACACAGAATCCTTTCAGCAATACTTTGGGCAATGGACTGGTAGTAATTTCGTCGAGAACGTCCGAAGCGGACTTGTGTATCGTCGAATTCGTGCTATG GCAGAGGTTGACTTGCGCGTGGCTGACTGCTTTGATCGTGCAGACCCTGACGAAGAATTGAAATCATTCACTATAGACGAATATCGAATCCAGTCTGCAACGGATGATTTAATTCAATACAATGGAGGCACCCACCTTGCCATTTTCTTACGCCATGTGGATAATTACTTGAATGGATTGGAAATGAGAAGATTATTCATTCTAGTAG gtGATGTACCACAATGGCATATTTCCACCGGAACCACCTCAACTAATGTGGATGCCATTCTGTAA
- the LOC135160295 gene encoding uncharacterized protein LOC135160295 isoform X1, translating into MKLDYAWTVVFFILQFKFSHAELLLTQILVHHAECTPSRLSLGGNKTRKLGASLREEYKNLMDAEKIYFRPEKTSISIQSAMQLAQGLLPDYSPTDQEIANMTFKSNSWFDVVQLEVDPLFVGWLKCQHILPEVDLHGPELVGDWGNDTESFQQYFGQWTGSNFVENVRSGLVYRRIRAMAEVDLRVADCFDRADPDEELKSFTIDEYRIQSATDDLIQYNGGTHLAIFLRHVDNYLNGLEMRRLFILVGNDINIVGLLQALGLYDHEHIPDYRSYVALELHHINGEYVVKVMYHNGIFPPEPPQLMWMPFCNNDCPLEKFKTSFKNRILRVNLQELHCTP; encoded by the exons ATGAAGCTCGATTACGCATGGACAGTAGTTTTTTTCATCCTACAATTCAAGTTTTCCCATGCAGAACTTTTGCTAACTCAAATTCTTGTCCATCACGCAGAGTGTACTCCAAGTCGACTTAGT CTTGGGGGAAATAAGACACGGAAATTAGGGGCATCCCTGCGTGAGgagtataaaaatttaatggatgctgagaaaatttatttccgtccGGAGAAAACAAGTATATCAATTCAATCAGCGATGCAATTAGCACAGGGGCTGCTCCCAGATTACAGTCCTACCGATCAAGAGATCGCCAACATGACGTTCAAAAGCAATTCTTGGTTTGATGTAGTTCAATTGGAAGTGGATCCATTATTCGTTGGCTGGCTTAAATGTCAACATATTTTGCCCGAAGTTGACCTTCATGGACCCGAATTGGTTGGCGACTGGGGCAACGACACAGAATCCTTTCAGCAATACTTTGGGCAATGGACTGGTAGTAATTTCGTCGAGAACGTCCGAAGCGGACTTGTGTATCGTCGAATTCGTGCTATG GCAGAGGTTGACTTGCGCGTGGCTGACTGCTTTGATCGTGCAGACCCTGACGAAGAATTGAAATCATTCACTATAGACGAATATCGAATCCAGTCTGCAACGGATGATTTAATTCAATACAATGGAGGCACCCACCTTGCCATTTTCTTACGCCATGTGGATAATTACTTGAATGGATTGGAAATGAGAAGATTATTCATTCTAGTAGGTAACGATATCAATATTGTTGGACTTCTCCAAGCTCTAGGTCTTTATGACCACGAGCATATTCCTGATTACCGGAGTTATGTTGCGTTGGAGTTGCACCACATTAATGGAGAATATGTTGTTAAG gtGATGTACCACAATGGCATATTTCCACCGGAACCACCTCAACTAATGTGGATGCCATTCTGTAACAATGATTGTCCgctagaaaaattcaaaacctcGTTCAAAAACCGGATACTACGTGTGAATTTGCAAGAACTCCACTGCACTCCGTAG
- the LOC135160314 gene encoding venom acid phosphatase Acph-1-like, whose translation MKLDYAWTVVFFILQLKFSHAKLLLAQILVHHAECNPSLSTVESQFPLLSKINRSYTPEGSDMLTAKGRKKARELGEFLREEYKNLTDAKKIYFRPEKTSASIQSAMQLAQGLVPDYVPTDQEFANMTFKSNSWLDVLRWEVDPVFIGWLKCQHILPKVAVQNSESFAVWNNYTEDWRQYLEHCIGSNFVRNFRGGLMYRQIRAMAEVGFPANRCISSAYPDGVLKLFTLLEYRIQSATSNLMQYNGGAHLAIFLRNVDNYLNDLEMRRLFILVGNDINIVGLLRALDLYDGNHIPNYGSYVALELHHIDGEYVVKVMYHNGIFPPEPPQLMRMPYCNNDCLLKKFKTTFKNRILRVNLKELHCTP comes from the exons ATGAAGCTCGATTACGCATGGACAGTAGTTTTTTTCATCCTACAATTAAAGTTTTCCCATGCAAAACTTTTGCTAGCTCAAATTCTTGTGCATCACGCAGAGTGTAATCCAAGTCTATCTACTGTAGAAAGTCAGTTTCCTTTGCTATCAAAAATCAATAGGTCCTACACACCAGAAGGATCCGACATGTTGACAGCA aaaGGGCGAAAGAAGGCACGGGAATTAGGGGAATTCCTGCGTGAGgagtataaaaatttaactgatgctaagaaaatttatttccgtccGGAGAAAACAAGTGCATCAATTCAATCAGCGATGCAATTAGCACAGGGACTGGTCCCAGATTACGTTCCTACCGATCAAGAGTTCGCCAACATGACGTTCAAAAGCAATTCTTGGCTCGATGTACTTCGATGGGAAGTCGATCCAGTATTTATTGGCTGGCTTAAATGTCAACATATTTTGCCCAAAGTTGCCGTCCAAAATTCCGAATCGTTTGCAGTATGGAACAACTACACAGAAGATTGGCGGCAATACCTTGAGCATTGCATTGGTAGTAATTTCGTCAGGAACTTTCGAGGCGGACTTATGTATCGTCAAATTCGTGCTATG GCAGAGGTTGGCTTTCCCGCAAATCGCTGCATCAGTAGTGCATACCCTGACGGagtattgaaattattcactCTATTGGAATATAGAATCCAGTCTGCAACGAGTAATTTAATGCAATACAATGGCGGCGCCCACCTTGCCATTTTCCTACGCAATGTAGATAATTACTTGAATGATTTGGAAATGAGAAGATTATTCATTCTAGTAGGTAACGATATCAATATTGTTGGACTTCTCCGAGCTCTAGATCTTTATGACGGCAACCATATTCCTAATTACGGTAGTTATGTTGCGTTGGAATTGCACCACATTGATGGAGAATATGTTGTTAAG gtGATGTACCACAATGGCATATTTCCGCCGGAACCACCTCAACTAATGCGGATGCCATACTGTAACAATGATTGTCtgctaaaaaaattcaaaaccacGTTCAAAAACCGGATACTACGTGTGAATTTGAAAGAACTCCACTGCACTCCGTAG
- the LOC135160293 gene encoding venom acid phosphatase Acph-1-like, translating into MKIHYGWTILCFLLHSGFSNAKLLLVQVLAHHTECNPTTESMKNMFPLMPTINSSAIPEGSSMLTQKGRVNAEKLGVSLRAAYGNLYKNAKIYMRPEGTDSAVQTASLIAHGLVPEYVPSEDVTNVKLKSNQWFDTMYLRRDPIYQGWFYCQNFSQFFAHDAFRLHGDMITEPSDSPYGYLLNHTGSNVFGTLQSGILYRQLRAMESAGIPLEPWMKYVYPNGLLYKLVMEEYQDQSTYDIRLNGGAYIGLFVRLVNNYLDYLDNRRLFVLVGDDINIVGLLDLLDVYDQAHIPDYGSYIALELHRIKGELIVRVVHHKGTSSKEPPVPLIITECSDTPDCPLSTFESIFYDRMQLQSFSRLDCRR; encoded by the exons ATGAAGATCCATTACGGATGGACAATACTTTGTTTTCTCTTGCATTCAGGGTTCTCTAATGCAAAACTTCTACTTGTTCAAGTCCTGGCGCATCACACAGAGTGTAATCCAACCACAGAGAGCATGAAAAATATGTTTCCTTTGATGCCAACCATCAACAGTTCTGCCATACCGGAGGGATCCAGCATGTTGACGCAA AAAGGAAGAGTGAATGCCGAGAAATTAGGAGTCTCTTTACGTGCGGCCTATGGGAATTTGTATAAGAATGCGAAAATTTATATGCGCCCAGAGGGCACCGACTCGGCAGTCCAAACAGCCTCTCTAATTGCACATGGACTTGTCCCTGAATACGTTCCCAGCGAAGATGTCACTAATGTGAAATTAAAAAGCAACCAATGGTTCGATACAATGTACCTCAGACGGGATCCGATATACCAGGGCTGGTTCTACTGTCAAaacttttctcaatttttcgctCACGATGCATTCAGGCTACATGGCGATATGATTACTGAACCCTCAGATTCCCCGTACGGATATCTGTTAAATCATACAGGAAGCAATGTGTTCGGGACCCTTCAAAGTGGAATTCTGTACCGTCAGCTCCGCGCGATG GAGAGCGCTGGCATTCCCCTAGAGCCCTGGATGAAGTACGTGTATCCCAATGGGCTTTTATACAAACTCGTTATGGAGGAGTATCAGGATCAGTCGACCTATGACATCCGTCTGAATGGAGGTGCCTACATCGGACTTTTCGTGCGTTTAGTCAACAATTACTTGGATTATTTGGACAATAGGAGACTATTTGTTCTTGTTGGTGACGATATCAACATTGTCGGACTTCTCGATCTTCTAGATGTTTATGACCAGGCCCACATTCCCGATTACGGTAGCTACATTGCATTAGAACTGCACAGAATCAAAGGAGAATTGATTGTCAGG GTTGTGCATCACAAAGGCACGTCTTCCAAGGAACCACCTGTACCTCTGATAATTACTGAGTGTTCGGACACCCCGGACTGTCCATTATCGACATTCGAGAGCATTTTTTATGATCGCATGCAGCTACAGAGTTTTAGCCGACTTGATTGCCGCCGATAG
- the LOC135160277 gene encoding FGGY carbohydrate kinase domain-containing protein isoform X2: protein MNYYVGVDVGTGSTRAALFDGDGKLIKISNSPIEIFNSVPDFYEQSSEDIWDSVKKVVKNVVNGTPKESIKGIGFDATCSLVLLDGAGRPVTASLNGDDRRNVILWLDHRAEAEANFINMMGNEVLNYVGGKISLEMEIPKILWLKKNLPDTWNRVKLMFDLPDFLTWKSTGSESRSLCSLVCKWTYGANPDGKNGWNEEFFNEIGLSVLKENNWQRIGNEVKAPGEAVGKGLSRTAAFELGLAEGTPVGTSIIDAHAGGLGMIGCSAPDISNNFTSRLGLICGTSTCHMAVSDKPTFVEGIWGPYYSAMVPSLWLNEGGQSATGKLIDHVIEIHPAASSIRKKIYGKMHIQQYLSNLLQTMAEQRNFPDVSYLTKDLHVWPDFHGNRSPLADPSLQGMISGLSLSSDEENLAMMYLATIQALTYGTKHILESLSNSGYSIETILICGGLSQNPLFVQIHADVLNLPVLIPSERESVLLGSAILGSCAAGAYPSVNKAITAMAGSGSLVKPRPVSYQYHVKKYKVFKKLLNDQREYKKMMNEAI, encoded by the exons ATGAATTACTATGTCGGGGTTGATGTGGGGACTGGTAGCACCCGGGCTGCACTTTTTGACGGCGATGGGAAATTAATCAAGATCTCCAACAGTCCCATTGAGATATTTAACTCTGTTCCGGATTTTTATGAACAGTCCTCGGAGGATATCTGGGATTCTGTCAAGAAAGTTGTCAAG AATGTTGTTAATGGAACGCCCAAGGAATCTATCAAGGGTATTGGGTTCGATGCGACTTGCTCTCTGGTGCTTCTGGATGGAGCTGGAAGGCCTGTGACAGCGAGTTTAAATG GGGATGACAGACGCAACGTCATCCTGTGGCTGGACCACAGGGCGGAGGCAGAGGCCAATTTTATCAACATGATGGGCAACGAAGTCCTAAACTACGTCGGGGGGAAGATCTCCCTCGAAATGGAAATTCCGAAAATCTTGTGGCTGAAGAAAAATCTTCCCGACACTTGGAATCGAGTGAAGCTGATGTTCGATCTTCCAGATTTCCTCACGTGGAAATCCACTGGTTCAGAGTCTAG GTCTCTCTGCTCTCTCGTATGCAAATGGACTTACGGAGCCAATCCTGACGGTAAAAACGGATGGAATGAGgagtttttcaatgaaattggacTCTCAGTATTAAAGGAAAATAATTGGCAGAGAATTG GGAATGAGGTGAAAGCTCCTGGGGAAGCTGTGGGAAAAGGCTTATCCCGAACAGCTGCGTTCGAATTGGGATTGGCAGAGGGAACCCCTGTTGGTACATCAATTATCGACGCCCATGCTGGGGGTCTGGGGATGATTGGCTGCTCTGCTCCCGATATATCCAATAATTTCACCAGTAGATTAG GACTCATTTGTGGTACATCCACGTGCCACATGGCAGTGAGTGACAAACCTACGTTTGTGGAGGGCATCTGGGGCCCTTATTACAGCGCAATGGTTCCCTCTCTGTGGCTCAATGAAGGGGGACAAAGTGCCACTGGAAAATTAATAGATCACGTTATCGAGATTCATCCGGCCGCTAGTtccattcgaaaaaaaatctatggaAAGAT GCACATCCAGCAGTATTTATCGAATTTATTACAAACAATGGCCGAACAACGAAATTTCCCTGATGTTTCTTATCTCACCAAGGACTTGCACGTGTGGCCGGATTTTCACGGAAACCGCTCACCCCTGGCTGATCCCAGCCTCCAGGGCATGATCTCAGGACTCTCGCTATCGTCTGACGAGGAAAATCTCGCGATGATGTATCTTGCCACCATTCAAGCCCTTACT TATGGGACTAAACACATCCTGGAATCCCTGTCAAACTCAGGGTACTCCATTGAAACGATCCTGATATGCGGTGGTTTGAGTCAGAATCCCCTGTTCGTTCAAATTCACGCAGACGTTCTCAATCTTCCAGTTTTAATTCCTTCCGAGAGGGAGTCGGTTCTCCTGGGTTCAGCAATACTGGGATCTTGTGCTGCAGGTGCCTATCCCTCGGTCAACAAAGCCATAACAGCAATGGCAGGTAGTGGAAGTCTCGTGAAACCCAGACCTGTTTCTTATca ATATCACGTGAAGAAGTACAAGGTCTTCAAGAAACTTTTGAATGACCAGAGGGAGTATAAGAAGATGATGAACGAGGCAATCTGA
- the LOC135160277 gene encoding FGGY carbohydrate kinase domain-containing protein isoform X1 — MNYYVGVDVGTGSTRAALFDGDGKLIKISNSPIEIFNSVPDFYEQSSEDIWDSVKKVVKNVVNGTPKESIKGIGFDATCSLVLLDGAGRPVTASLNEIPSSGDDRRNVILWLDHRAEAEANFINMMGNEVLNYVGGKISLEMEIPKILWLKKNLPDTWNRVKLMFDLPDFLTWKSTGSESRSLCSLVCKWTYGANPDGKNGWNEEFFNEIGLSVLKENNWQRIGNEVKAPGEAVGKGLSRTAAFELGLAEGTPVGTSIIDAHAGGLGMIGCSAPDISNNFTSRLGLICGTSTCHMAVSDKPTFVEGIWGPYYSAMVPSLWLNEGGQSATGKLIDHVIEIHPAASSIRKKIYGKMHIQQYLSNLLQTMAEQRNFPDVSYLTKDLHVWPDFHGNRSPLADPSLQGMISGLSLSSDEENLAMMYLATIQALTYGTKHILESLSNSGYSIETILICGGLSQNPLFVQIHADVLNLPVLIPSERESVLLGSAILGSCAAGAYPSVNKAITAMAGSGSLVKPRPVSYQYHVKKYKVFKKLLNDQREYKKMMNEAI; from the exons ATGAATTACTATGTCGGGGTTGATGTGGGGACTGGTAGCACCCGGGCTGCACTTTTTGACGGCGATGGGAAATTAATCAAGATCTCCAACAGTCCCATTGAGATATTTAACTCTGTTCCGGATTTTTATGAACAGTCCTCGGAGGATATCTGGGATTCTGTCAAGAAAGTTGTCAAG AATGTTGTTAATGGAACGCCCAAGGAATCTATCAAGGGTATTGGGTTCGATGCGACTTGCTCTCTGGTGCTTCTGGATGGAGCTGGAAGGCCTGTGACAGCGAGTTTAAATG AAATTCCTTCTTCAGGGGATGACAGACGCAACGTCATCCTGTGGCTGGACCACAGGGCGGAGGCAGAGGCCAATTTTATCAACATGATGGGCAACGAAGTCCTAAACTACGTCGGGGGGAAGATCTCCCTCGAAATGGAAATTCCGAAAATCTTGTGGCTGAAGAAAAATCTTCCCGACACTTGGAATCGAGTGAAGCTGATGTTCGATCTTCCAGATTTCCTCACGTGGAAATCCACTGGTTCAGAGTCTAG GTCTCTCTGCTCTCTCGTATGCAAATGGACTTACGGAGCCAATCCTGACGGTAAAAACGGATGGAATGAGgagtttttcaatgaaattggacTCTCAGTATTAAAGGAAAATAATTGGCAGAGAATTG GGAATGAGGTGAAAGCTCCTGGGGAAGCTGTGGGAAAAGGCTTATCCCGAACAGCTGCGTTCGAATTGGGATTGGCAGAGGGAACCCCTGTTGGTACATCAATTATCGACGCCCATGCTGGGGGTCTGGGGATGATTGGCTGCTCTGCTCCCGATATATCCAATAATTTCACCAGTAGATTAG GACTCATTTGTGGTACATCCACGTGCCACATGGCAGTGAGTGACAAACCTACGTTTGTGGAGGGCATCTGGGGCCCTTATTACAGCGCAATGGTTCCCTCTCTGTGGCTCAATGAAGGGGGACAAAGTGCCACTGGAAAATTAATAGATCACGTTATCGAGATTCATCCGGCCGCTAGTtccattcgaaaaaaaatctatggaAAGAT GCACATCCAGCAGTATTTATCGAATTTATTACAAACAATGGCCGAACAACGAAATTTCCCTGATGTTTCTTATCTCACCAAGGACTTGCACGTGTGGCCGGATTTTCACGGAAACCGCTCACCCCTGGCTGATCCCAGCCTCCAGGGCATGATCTCAGGACTCTCGCTATCGTCTGACGAGGAAAATCTCGCGATGATGTATCTTGCCACCATTCAAGCCCTTACT TATGGGACTAAACACATCCTGGAATCCCTGTCAAACTCAGGGTACTCCATTGAAACGATCCTGATATGCGGTGGTTTGAGTCAGAATCCCCTGTTCGTTCAAATTCACGCAGACGTTCTCAATCTTCCAGTTTTAATTCCTTCCGAGAGGGAGTCGGTTCTCCTGGGTTCAGCAATACTGGGATCTTGTGCTGCAGGTGCCTATCCCTCGGTCAACAAAGCCATAACAGCAATGGCAGGTAGTGGAAGTCTCGTGAAACCCAGACCTGTTTCTTATca ATATCACGTGAAGAAGTACAAGGTCTTCAAGAAACTTTTGAATGACCAGAGGGAGTATAAGAAGATGATGAACGAGGCAATCTGA